A stretch of DNA from Peromyscus maniculatus bairdii isolate BWxNUB_F1_BW_parent chromosome 7, HU_Pman_BW_mat_3.1, whole genome shotgun sequence:
tatatatatatttttttgtttgtttgtttgagacagggtttctctatgtagttctggctgtcctggaactcactatgtagaccaggctggccttggaactcATAGattcacttgcctttgcctctcaagtgccaggaCTAAAGACATGTATCACCACATCTTGCCTGTATATTGTTTATGGATATATAACATGAAagagaagccaggcatagtggcgcatgcctttaatcgcagcacttggaaagcagaggcaggtggagctctgtgagttgaggtcagcttggtctacagagtgagttctaggaccgccaaggctacatagtaagactctatctcaaaattataaaaataaattagttaaaataagggagaagggagtgagggagagaggggggagggagggagggagggagggagggagggagggagggagggagggagggagggagagaggagccaAGCAAGGTGGTACATGATACAGatctgtaataccagcaccagggaggctgaggctggaggccagcctgggctatgtagcaggTTGCCCTGTCTAAAGGAAGCAGGGTCTAGGGAGAATACGGCTTGGTGGTAGAGCATGTGTGTTCCATGAACACCCTGATTTGAGCCCcggagaggggagggggtggtgagGGCTTCAGCGTGTGGACACACTCCTCAGCATCCCTCCTATGTGTCTTTGGTCAGGTCTTCCTGCCGCGATGGATTACACCCTGGAACCCAATGTCACCATGACCGACTACTACCCTGACATCTTCACCATGCCCTGTGACACCGAGTTCCTCCTCGGAGGCAGCAGGTTGCATCTTGCCATCTTCTACTGCATCCTGTTTGTACTGGGTCTTCTGGGAAACAGCCTGGTCATCCTGGTCCTTGTGGCCTGCAAGAAGCTGAGGAGCATTACGGACATCTACCTCCTGAACCTGGCCATGTCTGATCTGCTTTTTGTCTTCTCGTTCCCCTTTCAGACTCACTACCTGCTGGACCAGTGGGTGTTCGGGACTGTCATGTGTAAAGTGGTCTCTGGCTTTTATTATATTGGCTTTTTCAGCAGCATGTTCTTCATCACCCTCATGAGCATGGACAGGTACCTGGCTATTGTCCATGCCGTCTATGCCATCAAAGTGAGGACGGCCAGAGTGGGCACAGCCCTGAGCCTGGTGGTGTGGCTGATTGCCATCACAGCCACCATCCCGTTGCTGGTGTTTTATCAAGTGGCCTATGACGATGGTATTCTACAATGTTTCCCATTTTATGACAATCAGTCTTTGAGGTGGAAGCTCTCTGCTCACTTTGAAGTAAACACCTTGGGCCTGCTGCTCCCCTTTGCCATCCTTCTGTTCTGCTACACCAAGATCCTGCACCAGCTGCGGGGCTGCCAGAACCACAACAGCACCAGGGCCGTCAAGCTGGTGCTCATCGTTGTCATTGCCTCTTTGCTCTTCTGGGTCCCATTCAACGTGGTTCTCTTCCTCACGTCCCTGCACGACATGCATGTCTTGGACGGATGTGCCCTGAGCCAGAGGCTGGCTCTGGCCACCCACGTCACGGAAGTCATCTCCTTCACACACTGCTGTGTGAACCCTGTCATCTACGCCTTCATAGGAGAGAAGTTCAAGAAGAACCTTGAAGATGTGTTTCAAAAGAGTTGCAGCCATATCTTCCTCTACATAGGGAGGCAAATGCCAGCGGGGGCCTGGGAAAGGCAGCTGTCCTCGCATCCACGCTCTTCTCACTCCTCTACCCTGGACTACATCTTGTAGGAGGGTGTGCACAGGTTCAACCTCCATCACTGTGCCCAATCTCCCCTCCAGCGCCCcgcttcccctcctccctctcctggtTTACCAAGGCAGAATctcactggctttgaactctcaatccttttgcctcagcctcctaagtgctagagcACCaccctttgtttgtttgggttttggttttttgagacagggtttctctgtgtacccttggctgtcctggaacttgtttgtagcccaggctggccttgaactcacagagacccgcctgcctctgcctcccaaatgctgggatcaaaggcgtgcgccactaccataTCCTGATAGTACCATCCTTCTTTAAAAGAgataaagtactttttttttccttgaaaaaacTTACCTCTTAGTTTTGGGATTTTTGTGCTTGTGTTCATGAGAAGCaatgttttgtaatttttctcACTTTATAATGGTCTGGCCAGGTTTGGTTTCTCAAACTGTATTgagaaatatttcctttaaaaatctattctCTGAAATggtttctgttaaaaaaaaaaaaaaaaaaaaaaggcattactTCCTCTTTGAAGGTTTGATTTTTGTACAAAGATTTGCATTTGATTTACCAGGCAGAGACATTCAGCTTTTCTACCTGCTTGTGATTTGTAAGgaattttgttgttctgtttaCGTTCACAAATACATTAACATGAAATCTTCATAATTAATTTTGTTGAACATCTTTTTAGTATGAGGATGTCCTTTTCCTGTCCTGATATGATCGTTTGTGGGTTTGTCTCTCCTAGATGAGTTTTACGGGACGTATCGTTGTTTAATCTTTGCAGGGAGCCAGCCTTTGGCCACAGCGACTTCCTGCTGACTTTTCTGCCCActgatttctattttatttttatctgtcagTCTCCTTTGGGCTTTATTTTCTGTGAGCTCCCTGGGGTGCAATCTTCTATTACCTAAATATTCACTTAATGCTACAAAGCTCCCTCTGAGCACTTTGTTTTTTGGGGTGCATTTTATGTTTGATCTTAGCCAGAAATCTGAGGAGCTGGCTTCCAcctctgtctcagtcactgttctgttgctgtgaagagatgccatggccAAAGcactcataaaagaaagccttTAGTTGGGggttgcttatagtttcagagagtgaATCATGACTATCACAGAGGGGAgcggggagcaggaagggaggcgtggtgctggagaggggaggcgtggtgctggagaagggaggcgtggtgctggagaagcagctgggaGCTTTCGATCCtgctctgcaggcagcaggcagaaagagaaaagtgggcctggcatgggcttttgaaccctcggtgacacacctcctccaacaagccacacctcctagtctttTCCacacagtccaccaactggggactaagcatgcagacatatgagcctttgggggccattctcatttaaattaCAACATTCACCCAGTATCTACTTCAACCGTTCCCAGAGATTTCATTTCTTAGAAATTTTTGGAGAATTATTTTATGATGCAAGATCTGGTTTTCATCCACACATGAAGATAACAGGTAGCTAACACACTGCTCAAGGCTTCTGTGAAGATAACAGTGACTGATCACACTGCTCAAGGCTTctgtattctctctccctctctctctctactttggTCTACTTCCTTCTGGTTGCTTTTGTGAATCAGTGAACTTACAGAGATATGGGTCTTCTTTGCAGAAGCATGGGCAGCTAGCTACCAGTGGCcacattaatgaagaaaatgtcagtCCACCAAgaatagcatgaatcttaaagagtcctattaataaaaaaaaacctggagcccaggtactggggtcaatgctggaagatcagggaagcagaacaggccacagccacctcaccttgccaattcctcagctgatcctgtttcctcagactggaagccagaatgaatctcagctgaactgctgctcaaagcctaaaagtttaaccaggcaaaagcttctagtttctggtcttcacgaagggtaagaaggcagttttaagtctcagctcttagctctgacctcttgggcttttaactctgcatttggctctgtatttcttatttaataagactgttacatctacaaccaaGACTTctgtattctttgttttcttaaaacaattattactttttaaaagttatttactCAGAGGGCAGCTCGGAAGACTTTGCACTCTTCTTCCACATGGGTCTCAGGGATCGAATCCCACCTTCACCTGTTGAGCTGCCGCCACAGGATGAAGCAttcgtgcttttttttttttttcctggttgttTACTCTGTGAGTCACCAGGAGAGGCACATCAAAACACCCAACTTTAATTATGGCTTGCTTATTTTTACTgtatattttactgtttatttttactgtatattTTGAAGCTGTTATTGGATACAGACAAATAAGGATTGCTCTCCTTGGATTTTAATTAAACAGCTTCTTTTGTTACTatgttatattttgttatattccCTTCCTGCCCAGTAATACTTCTTTCTGGGGGAGTGGTGAGCGTGAGACATGATCTCTcgacatagccctggctagcctggaactcagattctctgcggcgggagcagagcagagaggaaacagctgCGCAACTGGGGGTCTTGTCTGGCACCTAACATCATCAACGGTGACTGCGTCCCTGCCTGAAAAAGCCACACACGGACCCCCGCCCTCTCTCtgtgcttctcttctttcctgtttcctctctgctctgctcccgccGCCATCTTTCGGCCTCTCCAGGTCTGGTTTcgttctaataaagctctttctaactctggtagcTTTGGCCGTAACTTTTCTGCCGTGCCCGCCTGCAGACCCACCAGCGCCATTTCATCCTTTCAAGTAGGGGatgcataagaccctgtctcaaaaataaaagaggtttaaggaaaaaataaaaataattattgttaTGAGAAGAGGCTGCCAAGTTAGAAGCTTAGAGGAGGATGTTAccaaagccacagctcctaacTCACCGCCTGTATGGCTAGCAAGGCCGCCATTCTCTTCACCCAAGCGCCCCGCTTCTCTGGAGGGACCCCCAGCCCGGTGGGATGACGCCATGCTGTGTGCAGCGGTCCGGTAACTCTGCAGTCGGTGTGAGAGTTGGGGAGCAGAGCGGGGGTCCCGGACCTTTTATCAGGCTATAAGCTTCCGGCATTCCCCTCTCTGCACTCCCCGCCCCACGCTTCTGAAGCCAGATTCACCCTGTTGTCTTGAATCGCGCCAAGCTTTCCTGATGGGACACAGCCAAGTACCTTCTGGGTATAGCTGGCCTGAGATAAGTCCcctgaatttcaggaggccagaGTCAGACTGAGATGGGGTGAATGGAGATAGAGGGGTGTAACacaatcttaaaaggtcttattaataaaaaccaaaaaccaaaaaccaaaaaaccaaacccggagccagatattggggtgaaagctgaacgatcagagaaacaaaacaagccagccatgttcttacctctatgaaatcctcagcctcaagagagaaacttcctgtttactcactccttatataccttctgtgccctgccaccctacttccttcctagtactgggtTGTTTCCGGCCCCGCCCCccctcagggtttctctgtatagctttgcacctttcctggatctcactctgtagaccaggcctctgcctcccgagtgctgggattaaaggtgtgcgccacccccacCTGGCGCTAGTACTGGATTTAAGGGACGtgagcctggctctgttcccagtgtggccttgaactcacagaaatccaaatgaatctctgcctcccaaacgctaggattaaaggcgtgtgctaccactgcctgatctctgtttaatattgtggctggctttgtcctctggtccccaggcaagctttattgggtatacaatatatcaccaccgAGGGtccatctgtcctgcctgcccaCCCAGCTGCCTGAGATCTTTATGCAACCCTCGGCTCCTTTTGCACACATAAAAGGTAATTCTTACTAGTGTAATAAACTAGACAGTAGAtagccttttttttaaagttatcaaACGGCGTGACTGATTTAACTGTTTGCTGCTTCCAATTCCTTCCATGGTAAATGGAGCTAAAAATGAAAGAAGCACAGGGTGAGGATTTGGTCCGAACCAGGAGGCTGTGCTCCGGCGCCACCTGCTGTTCATCGACTAGCGGTACCGCCTACAGTTGCAAAGGATTGGGGTTCATTCCCCTCAGTGTGCCACTGTGAGCCCACATGCCATGCCATTCCTGGAGTGCCAGAAAGCTACGTTCATCCTCCCCTCCCAAACACACCAATTAAACACGACAAGTcatggagctggagggatggctcagtggctaagagcacggactgctcttgcagaggacctgagtttgttcccgGTATCCATGTCTGGCAGGTTGGTCTGGCAGTTCATCCGTGCCTGCAGCTCTAGCTCTAGGGAATCCGATGCCTGAGCTCATACCCCGCCCACCCCATACAcatagcttcttcttcttcttcttcttcttcttcttcttcttcttcttcttcttcttcttcttcttcttcttcttcttctcctccttcttcttcttcgagacagggtttctctgtatagccctggctgtcctggaactcactctgtagcccaggctggcctcaaactcacagagatactccacagtgctggcattaaaggggagcaccaccatcgcctggccacATAGCTTTTTTAAAACCGAGAAAAGTCATAGCGAAATGCAGAggtttattcaatgtggccacactgggaagaggaacaaataaagGGGCCCAGGGACCCCCACGTCCATCTCCAGGGTCTGACATAGGTTTAAACAGATGGAAGCAGTCTGCAGAGCTCAGCAGTCCTGGTCAGGGTGTGGTCCCGCCCATCATCACTGTCTGGGCTCTgtctctcctgcaaggtggtctgGCAAGTTGCAGAACTGTGTGCCatctcttgctggcaagttcaagTCTCTCCTCTGGCTGGCATCGGGCTtcagcctttcccttcccccagcatgAGATGCCTGGGGAGCTTTAATTCTCATAGTCAATGGGAGGGGCACAAGTTCTCTCCTTTACAGTGGTTCCAGTATGTGAAGAACATGTCGGTCAAGGGAAGGCTGAGGAGCTGTCCTAGACTCAAGGATGGCTTATTGGAACATGTGACCTAAGAAATTTATGGAGGATGCTTTGGGGACATCTGGTAGCTTACATTTGGACTATGCAATGGGACTATGAACAAGCAAAGCAGGGCAAACATGTCCAACAGTGCCTGCAATACAGCTGGTGTCATCTGCCTGCCTGTTGGATATGACCCTCCATCTGTTTTGCTCATTGACACAtcccagagcccaggctttgTTTATCTGCTGGGCAAATGAGGAAGCTGGGCCCCTTGAAGAGCTGGTAAGAACCAGggtgagctggagctggagagtggctcagcaggtaagagtgcttACCACTCTTGCAGggacccaggcttgattcccGGCACTCACCTGTCGGCTCAGTCCCCTGGGACTCTGGCTACAGGGGATCCAGTGCACGTGATGCAAATAAACTCGTGAAGGAACACAGGCGTACACTTCAAAAAAGAGCCAGAGGTGTTCATCACCAAGGGGACCTCAAATGTGGGTTCAGGGGACACTGAAATGGATTGTTGGGACTAAGGAGTTTATTAGAAGAGTTATTAATGCCGtggacagccagccagccagtatCGTGGCAGGGGCCCTCAATAGAGGAATCCAGGCCCACATAGTAGTGGGGATTTCTTCTTGTACCTTTCTGAGGATGGGTGAGGGTTGACAGCTGTCTTACAGTTTCTATggttgcaatgaaacaccatgaccaaaaagcaagtcgggagaaaagggtttatgtggcttactcttccacatcactgttcatcattggagtaagtaaggacaggaactcaagcagggcaggaacctggagacaggagctgatgcagaggccatggaggggagctgtttactggcttgttccccatggcttggtcagcctgctttcttatggaacccaggagcaccagcccagggacggcaccaTATACTGTGGGCTGCTTCCCTCTCCCAtcattactaattaagaaaatgtgcgaCCCAGCCCGCAAAggcaagctcttaatcaagagcttggaacagggacggctttaatcccaacacccagggaaggagccatctctgtgggacagaaccagaatgaatctgaacaccatgtctgaggacaacccagggcccagctgctgatcctgcgaaacccaccAACTTGGGGGTtagtgagactaccctgctcagctgaaatccatccgggagaggattcagaaccctacagtttgaagtctgaggaaacaagttcagctgaggagttgatgaatgagcaaaacgtgacctgggaacacagaagaaggtgccgcccagccaccgaaccagatcaccagaatcccaagtatatacttcaccgactgagaacAGGTAAGCTCCCATCTCCTGACCGACAGATCAGGTCTCTACCCCTAGGCCCTACCCATCGGAGTCCCAGagaccagacagctacctttcctTGCTCCCccaccacaaaacaacaacaacaacaacaaaaaaaaaaaaaaacctaaccccTACCAGCCTAACAACCAGTGAAGCCATAAGCACACTCggcaccaactgggaacaactgctcccagAGActaagctgctcctgaagaaaacAGCCCCACACCACCAATTAAACCAAGAACTCCTAGGGAACccagactaaaaattagaacaagagaggcactctcagacacagacaccgcctgcaccgcacagaggaagagatgagtagacgccagtgcaaaaatacaggcaacaacataaagacctatatggcaacatcagaacctagagattctacacctgcaagacctaaacataccaagacagaagaaacagaagaaatcaaccctaaaaatgactttaagaagatgataggggcacttaaagaagaaataaaaaattcccttaaagaggaaataaaaaattcccttacagaggaaatgaaaaactccattaaagaaatgaaagaaaaaatgaacaaaaaattggaagaaatcaaagaaagccaagaaaaagaaattaaacagatgaaagaaacattccaagatctgaaaaatgaatttgagaccataaagaaaacacaagctgagagaatgctggaaatagaaatcctgactaaatgaacaggaactacagaaacaagcataaccaactgaatgtaagagatggaacagagaatctctgacactgaagacacaatagagaaaatagattcaacagtcaaagaaaacactaaagacaaaaaagtcataacacaaaatgtccaagaaatttgggacaccatgaaaagaccaaacctaagaataatagggatagaagaaggagaaggatactgactcaaaggcacagaaaatatattcaacaaaatcatagaagaaaactttcctagcctaaaaaaagaaatacctatgaagatacaagaagcttacagaacaccaagtaggctggatccaaaaaaaaaaaaaaaagtcccctcgccacataataatcaaaacactaaacacacagaacaaacaaaaaaatattaagagccgcaaaggaaaaagaccaagtaatatataaaggcaaacccatcagaataacaccagacttctcaatagacactatgaaagctagaaggtcctggacaaatgttatgcagacactaagagaccacggatgccaacccagactattatacccagcaaaactctcaatcaccataggtggattAAACagaatattccatgataaaaccagatttaatcaatacctgtccacaaaaccagccctacagaaagcactagaagggaaaatccaacccaaagaagctaaacacatccatgaaaactcagacaatagataatcctacaccaacatacaccaaagaaggacaacacaacacaaccacaaaaaataacagaaattagcaatcactggtcattaatatccatcaatatcaatggtctcaactcacctataaaaagacacaggctaacagaatggataagaaaacaagatccatccatctgctgcatacaagaaacacaccttaacttcaaagacagacactacctccgagtaaagggctgggaaaaggctttccaagcaaatggacctaagaaacaagctggtgtagctatcctaatatctaataaaatagacttcaaactaaaatcaactgaaagagatcagatggacattacatatttatcacaggaaaaatccaccaagatgaagtctcgattttgaacatttatgccccaaatacaaaagcacccacattcataaaagaaacactactaaggcttaaaacgcacatcaaaccccacacattagtagtgggagatttcaacacaccactctcaccaaaagacagatctaccagactgaaacttaacaaagaaataaaggacctaacagatgttatgactcaaatggacttaatggatatctgcagaacattccatcctaacacaaaagaatataccttcttctcagcatcccatggaaccttctcaaaaattgaccacatgcttggtcacaaacaaatctcaacagatacaaaaaaaaattggaataacctcctgtatcttattggaccatcatgccttaaagttagaattcaacaacaacaaaaattatagaaagcctacaatgtcccgtccagcaggccaggttattcgtgggtctcgaggagggaccacctgggaATCAatgggggcgagagggaaaggagaccaagcgcgtgaagaaagacagagtcagtctgagttgcgtcaaggtctcgtttattggcTGGGGCTTGAGGCTTAAAAGCAGGGcttcaggcagggagggggagcaggggcttcaggcagggagggggagcaggggaagagaggggaggagaatggaaaattcttgaggtcgctttggtccccgGCCTTGCAGGTGGCCGATAAGCACCTGTCCAGGAAGTTTATCTAAAGCACGTCTCATGGTTTTGGCTAGAGCATCTTGTCTTTTTCAAGGCCTGCTGGAGCAAGAGAAAACTTACACAAAGTTCAAGACACAGTTTGCCCAGTTGCCCAAGGTTGGTCTCCAAcactacaatctcatggaaactaaataatgcccacctgaaacatcaatgggtcaaggaagaaataaagaaagaaattaaaggtttcctagaattcaatgaaaatgaaagtacaacatacccaaacttatgggacactatgaaagcagtgctaagaggaaaattcatagctctaaatgtacacataaagaagatggagcaatcccataccaatgaattaacaacacaactgaaagctctagaacaaaaagaaacaaactcacccaggagaaatagacgccaggaaataatcaaattgagggctgaaatcaatgaaatagaaaacaagagaacaatacaaaaaaaatcaatgaaacaaagagttgtttctttaaaaatatcaacaagatagacaaattaaccaaaaggcaaagagagagcacccaaattaacaaaatcagaaatgaaaagggagacataacaacagacaacgaggaaatcccaagaatcatcagatcatacttcaaaaacctgtactccacaaaaatggaaactcaggaaaaatggacaattttctggataaataccacatatcaaaattaaatcaagatcagataaaccatttaaatagaccaataacccctaaagaaatagaaacagtcatcaaaagtctcccaaccaaaaaaagcccaggtttttcaagacagggtttctctgtgtagttttgtgcctttcctggaactcgctttggagaccaggctggcctcacagagatccgcctacctctgcctcccaagtgctgggattaaaggcgtgcgccaccaccgcccggctccaaactctttttatgaggctacaattaccctgatacccaaaccacacaaagatgcaacaataaaagagaattacagaccaatctccctcatgaacattgatgcaaaaatagtcaacaaaatattggcaaacagaatccaagaatacataaaaaaaaattatccatcacaaccaagtaggatttattccagggatgcaaggatggttcaacatacgaaaatctgccaatgtaatacaccatataaacaaactgaaagaaaaaaacccacatgatcatctcattagatgctgaaaaagcctttgacaaaatccaacacccttcatgataaggatcttagagagatcagaaatacaaggaacattcctaatcataataaaggcaatttatagcaaaccaacagctaacatcaaattaaacggagagaaactcaaagcgataccactaaattcaggaacaagacaaggctgtccactctccccatatttattcaatatagtactagaagttctagctagagcaataagacaacaaaaggagatcaaagggatacaaattggcaaggaagaagtcaaactttcactatttgcagatgatatgatagtatacataagtgaccccaaaatctctaccagggaactcctacagctgataaactccttcagtaaagtggcaggatacaagattaactcaaaaaaatcagtagccctcctatacacaaatgataaaagggctgagaaagaagtcagagaaacatcaccctttacaatagccacaaataatataaaatactttgggttaacactaactaaacaagtgaaggacctttttgataagaactttaaatctctaaagaaagaaattgaagaagatatcagaaaatggaaggatctcccatgctcatggataggtaggattaacatagtaaaaatggcaatcttaccaaaagcaatctacagctTCAacgcaattcccatcaaaatcctaacacaattcttcacagacttggaaagaaaaatactcaacttcatatggaaaaacaaaagacccaggatagctaaaagaatcctatatgataaagcaacctttggaggcatcaccatccctgacctcaagctctactatagagctatagtaataaaaacagcttggtactggtataaaaaccgacatacggaccaatggaatcaaattgaagaccctgacattaatccatgcacatatgaacacctgatttttgacaaagaagccaaaattatacaatggaaaaaagaaagtatcttcaacaaatggttctggcataactagatgtcaatatgtaaaagattacaaatagatccatatctgtcaccatgcacaaaactcaagtccaagtggatcaaagacctgaacataaatccagttacactaaacttaatagaagagaaagtaggaagtactcttgaacgcattggcacaggagaccacttcctaaatataacaccaacagcacaaaccctgagcacaacaattaataaatgggacctcttgaaactgagaagcttttgcagagtgaaagacacggtcaataagacaaaaagacagcctacagaatgggaaaagatcttcaccaaccccacatctgacagaggattgatctccacagtatataaagaactcaagaaactagacatcagaatattaaacaatccaattaaaaaatgggctaaagagctaaacagagaattcacaaaacaagaatcacaaatggctgaaagacatttaaagaaatgttcaacatctttaatcatcagagaaatgcaaatcaaaacgactctgagataccaccttgcacctgtcagaatggctacaatcaaaaacaccaatgacagtcaatgttggagaggatgtggagcaaagggaacactcctccactgttggtgggaatgcaagcttgtacaaccactgtggaaatcagtatggcggtttctcagaaagttaggaatcgaactacctcaag
This window harbors:
- the Ccr8 gene encoding C-C chemokine receptor type 8, which gives rise to MDYTLEPNVTMTDYYPDIFTMPCDTEFLLGGSRLHLAIFYCILFVLGLLGNSLVILVLVACKKLRSITDIYLLNLAMSDLLFVFSFPFQTHYLLDQWVFGTVMCKVVSGFYYIGFFSSMFFITLMSMDRYLAIVHAVYAIKVRTARVGTALSLVVWLIAITATIPLLVFYQVAYDDGILQCFPFYDNQSLRWKLSAHFEVNTLGLLLPFAILLFCYTKILHQLRGCQNHNSTRAVKLVLIVVIASLLFWVPFNVVLFLTSLHDMHVLDGCALSQRLALATHVTEVISFTHCCVNPVIYAFIGEKFKKNLEDVFQKSCSHIFLYIGRQMPAGAWERQLSSHPRSSHSSTLDYIL